A single window of Metallosphaera hakonensis JCM 8857 = DSM 7519 DNA harbors:
- a CDS encoding radical SAM protein, translated as MEVLLSAGTYYGIKKGLVYSQTAYALMKGGCVNHCKFCSQSLSNSADKSFLSRVKWYSVDIDEVKESLSIFKRFCLQTVVKPNFEEEMVEIISKISSKKSVTTTPISSDYLRILKEKGVDYLGVGLDTTEGNWDNAGKPGKFSDYMRFIEEAINVFGRGKVYVHLVYGLGEKEEEFVSLMRTLHFMGAEVALFAFTPVKGTPMSNKNPPKLEDYRRIQRLRFKIYHGVDGGEFSYLTSGCPSCDRPFYNEDPKGLMYNVPLMVRKE; from the coding sequence GTGGAAGTTCTGCTTTCAGCTGGGACATATTATGGCATCAAAAAAGGTCTAGTGTATAGTCAGACCGCCTATGCTTTGATGAAAGGAGGTTGCGTAAATCATTGTAAGTTCTGTTCTCAATCACTATCAAATTCTGCAGACAAAAGTTTTCTATCACGAGTGAAGTGGTACTCTGTGGATATAGACGAGGTTAAGGAAAGCCTATCTATTTTCAAAAGGTTCTGTCTTCAGACTGTTGTTAAACCAAATTTTGAAGAAGAAATGGTTGAGATTATTAGCAAAATTAGTTCCAAGAAGTCCGTTACTACTACGCCGATTTCATCAGACTATCTGAGGATCTTGAAGGAGAAGGGAGTGGACTATCTTGGAGTAGGGTTAGACACCACAGAGGGTAACTGGGACAATGCTGGGAAACCTGGAAAGTTTAGCGACTACATGAGATTCATAGAAGAGGCCATCAATGTTTTTGGTAGAGGCAAAGTTTATGTTCACCTAGTTTACGGCTTAGGTGAAAAGGAGGAGGAGTTCGTATCCCTCATGAGAACTCTTCATTTCATGGGAGCAGAGGTAGCATTGTTCGCGTTCACACCTGTAAAGGGAACCCCCATGAGTAATAAAAATCCTCCAAAACTAGAGGATTATAGAAGAATTCAAAGATTAAGGTTCAAAATTTACCATGGAGTGGATGGGGGAGAGTTTTCCTATCTGACCTCAGGATGTCCCTCATGTGATAGGCCCTTCTATAACGAGGATCCAAAGGGGCTCATGTATAATGTTCCCTTAATGGTGAGGAAGGAGTGA
- a CDS encoding radical SAM protein codes for MIGGFISKSKFATISITGGKCSLNCFYCGSKYISTMEGTMGVEEFEKTVRKLNSRGVRGFLVSGGFDQNGRLPVDEFIPVMRKLKSELGVIFNLHPGLQDRKTIESMRDVVDMVDFEFAYSPGAYSSKGIREPRERYVKVLEDLIEYGPEYIVPHIMLGLPKDSSDYIEEEINEVSKFKPYLLNFLVMIPTPGTPSRMIRIDTSSIIPLIEYGSKVMNGRTSMGCMRPYSIKEDLDRYVVSKGLVQRIANPHHKVVEEFNLKLYDACCSLPEKYLEEFEL; via the coding sequence GTGATAGGAGGCTTCATCTCTAAGTCCAAATTTGCCACTATAAGCATAACAGGTGGTAAATGCTCTCTAAATTGTTTCTACTGTGGATCAAAATACATATCCACAATGGAGGGAACAATGGGGGTCGAGGAGTTCGAGAAAACTGTCAGAAAGCTAAACTCCCGCGGTGTTAGGGGATTTCTAGTGAGTGGAGGCTTTGATCAGAATGGGAGGCTACCTGTAGATGAGTTCATTCCGGTAATGAGGAAATTGAAGAGTGAACTTGGCGTGATATTTAATCTCCATCCGGGACTCCAGGACCGGAAAACCATTGAGAGTATGAGGGATGTGGTGGATATGGTTGACTTCGAATTCGCATATTCTCCAGGGGCCTACAGCTCAAAGGGTATAAGGGAACCTAGGGAAAGGTATGTTAAAGTACTTGAGGATCTAATCGAGTACGGTCCAGAATACATTGTTCCTCATATCATGTTAGGTCTACCAAAGGACTCTAGCGATTATATTGAGGAAGAGATAAACGAGGTTTCGAAGTTCAAGCCGTATCTTCTCAATTTCCTAGTAATGATCCCAACTCCTGGAACCCCGTCTAGGATGATAAGGATCGATACATCCAGTATTATACCCCTTATAGAGTACGGATCGAAGGTTATGAACGGTAGAACTAGTATGGGTTGCATGAGGCCGTACTCGATCAAGGAGGACTTAGACAGGTATGTTGTTTCGAAGGGTTTGGTTCAGAGAATAGCAAACCCGCATCACAAGGTAGTAGAGGAGTTTAACCTTAAGCTCTACGATGCATGTTGTAGTTTACCAGAGAAATACTTGGAGGAATTTGAGCTATGA
- a CDS encoding lipoate--protein ligase family protein yields the protein MRLILEPGFPGERQMAVDETMLILLSQGVIDETVRLWNFSPTTLSIGRFLRVEDWVNLELLKEKKLPLIRRFTGGGPALHDEFGEITWTVLMHSKNMLDAYQIIGEGLTRALKELGLEGEFTPINDVVVKGKKIVGMAGAQKGDSVVVHGTFMFATDLSLMSVIKVPKPKERERGTPSSRVSNISLLLGRDVNKDEAQRALLRGFSSVFDLTPGELTPLETELSRQLTYKYTNDRWTFVR from the coding sequence ATGAGGCTCATTTTGGAACCGGGCTTTCCTGGAGAAAGGCAAATGGCTGTGGACGAAACAATGTTGATCTTGCTCAGTCAGGGGGTTATAGACGAAACTGTCAGATTGTGGAACTTCTCCCCAACTACCCTAAGTATAGGAAGGTTTCTTCGTGTTGAAGATTGGGTGAACCTAGAGTTGTTAAAAGAGAAAAAACTCCCTTTAATTCGAAGGTTTACGGGAGGAGGGCCAGCTCTCCATGATGAGTTTGGGGAAATTACTTGGACAGTCCTGATGCATTCCAAGAACATGCTAGATGCATACCAGATTATTGGTGAGGGATTGACTAGGGCTCTCAAAGAGCTTGGTCTTGAAGGAGAGTTCACCCCGATTAATGACGTAGTAGTCAAGGGCAAGAAAATAGTCGGAATGGCCGGGGCACAGAAGGGAGACTCGGTTGTAGTCCATGGTACGTTTATGTTCGCAACGGATTTGTCCCTAATGTCAGTAATCAAGGTCCCGAAGCCCAAGGAAAGGGAGAGAGGTACGCCTTCTTCTAGGGTATCCAATATCTCGCTTCTTCTAGGTAGAGATGTAAACAAAGATGAGGCCCAGAGGGCTCTCCTCAGAGGTTTTTCTTCGGTGTTTGATCTGACACCTGGGGAATTAACTCCATTGGAGACCGAACTATCAAGACAGTTAACCTACAAGTATACCAATGATAGGTGGACCTTCGTGAGGTAA
- a CDS encoding EVE domain-containing protein, with amino-acid sequence MTFWLVPIQEDMWENIQYDGVYGYKSNLSKYIKKDDNIIFYVSKYYATRYGGKIVGIGRVLSDWYYDETPLFPEEKVRNRAVFPYRVKVEVWVTGACDVKSLIGKVKFVEDVVQLPKYLRNAPANLGRPILDSDAKVMEECLRQTMYD; translated from the coding sequence ATGACCTTTTGGCTAGTACCCATACAGGAGGACATGTGGGAAAATATTCAATATGATGGAGTATATGGTTATAAGTCTAATTTAAGTAAATATATCAAGAAGGATGATAACATAATATTTTATGTTAGTAAGTATTATGCTACTCGATATGGTGGAAAAATTGTTGGAATAGGGAGAGTTTTATCGGACTGGTATTACGACGAGACGCCGCTTTTCCCAGAGGAGAAGGTCAGAAACAGAGCTGTTTTCCCGTATAGGGTTAAGGTAGAGGTCTGGGTAACAGGGGCATGTGACGTGAAGAGCCTTATTGGTAAGGTCAAGTTCGTGGAAGACGTGGTCCAGCTACCCAAGTATCTTAGGAACGCCCCTGCTAACTTAGGGAGACCTATCCTAGATTCGGATGCCAAGGTTATGGAAGAGTGCCTTAGACAGACGATGTACGATTAG
- a CDS encoding DUF1286 domain-containing protein: protein MKLVTHYVFTTGILTIMATPFLGFYSGLIFSFIISWVSNTLIDRLGHETRGGYIRRTPRTHTLFRSIPWGLIPAVPIAILGGDLPIMVLGVIAGPSHMLLDVFTERGIYVKRCGKWKRLALAHFSYNNPLVNGIAIVIGALLLYLALQVQDQSVLTVSHLLQ from the coding sequence ATGAAGCTTGTCACTCACTATGTTTTTACTACAGGTATACTCACAATTATGGCTACCCCATTTCTCGGATTTTACTCAGGACTGATTTTTTCGTTCATTATTTCATGGGTCTCAAATACTCTCATTGATAGGCTGGGGCATGAGACGAGAGGAGGATATATTAGGAGGACTCCACGGACCCATACCTTATTCAGAAGTATCCCTTGGGGACTGATCCCAGCTGTCCCCATTGCTATTCTAGGGGGTGACTTACCCATCATGGTCTTGGGAGTAATTGCTGGTCCGTCTCACATGTTACTTGACGTTTTCACAGAGAGAGGAATTTACGTGAAGAGATGTGGTAAGTGGAAGAGATTAGCCTTGGCTCACTTCTCGTATAATAATCCTCTTGTGAACGGTATAGCAATTGTCATTGGTGCGTTGCTTCTTTACTTAGCGCTACAAGTTCAAGATCAATCTGTTTTGACAGTAAGTCATTTACTTCAGTAA
- a CDS encoding APC family permease, protein MSNKRNVFIRESSGLLKQVNLMDAVMLNIGNMSAGVTLFESISPYINNYPGGVLWLASIIGLIFAIPQLLVYTHMTRKMGRTGGDYVWISRNLNGGIGSTMAIALMLESVAYFALIAFFSASSINAVLYTIGSVDNSPGLVSLSNNLFVNPYNGGLTFDQKALFYGIAAGFFVIVILLNIFRSRWGYSIVTGFGIFSLATLIIAMIVIGASAGRFGTAIQPFLNSINSSLITTYKASPHSFFPSNFSLLSTVLLLPLFALYTYPWMQAGPAVSAEFKQSERVAKFNLLFALLLTAILVTGGFLEMDIVAGYPFNFTAYPYFIYNFWTVAIALAGNPILQWLIGVGSIAWNFFVLSYGVIVFSRYVFALSFDRILPEKFAEVNRYGSPIYAHALDLTITLVFLLVPVFSLNAALSLYGATILGSLYFLVASIAGAIYGIKNKVVSLIVAGTVSAGYFAFLTYEAGTNPLFGFTTSSGSVNPTTLLFVIGVILVGVLIYLISNYRNKKKGLDISLVFKEIPPE, encoded by the coding sequence GTGAGCAATAAAAGGAACGTATTCATCAGGGAAAGCTCTGGTCTTCTAAAACAAGTAAACCTAATGGATGCCGTGATGCTGAACATAGGCAATATGTCCGCTGGCGTTACCTTGTTTGAGTCAATTTCTCCATACATAAACAATTACCCTGGCGGTGTGCTATGGTTGGCTTCCATAATCGGGCTGATCTTTGCAATTCCTCAGCTCCTAGTTTACACCCATATGACTAGAAAGATGGGAAGGACAGGTGGAGACTACGTTTGGATAAGCAGAAACTTGAATGGAGGAATAGGCTCTACTATGGCAATCGCATTGATGCTCGAATCGGTAGCATACTTTGCACTCATTGCGTTCTTTTCGGCCTCAAGCATCAATGCGGTTCTGTACACGATAGGTAGCGTGGATAATTCTCCAGGTCTGGTATCTCTTTCAAACAACCTCTTTGTAAATCCCTATAACGGAGGATTAACCTTCGATCAAAAGGCATTATTTTACGGCATTGCCGCAGGTTTCTTTGTCATAGTGATCCTTCTCAACATCTTCAGATCTAGATGGGGCTACTCCATTGTTACAGGATTTGGGATTTTCTCTCTTGCTACACTAATAATAGCCATGATAGTGATAGGAGCCTCAGCTGGAAGATTCGGCACTGCAATTCAACCATTCTTAAACTCAATAAACTCTAGTCTTATAACAACTTATAAGGCATCACCTCACTCCTTCTTCCCTAGCAACTTTAGTTTGTTGTCAACTGTGCTTCTTCTACCTTTATTTGCCCTGTACACTTATCCTTGGATGCAGGCAGGTCCTGCGGTGTCAGCCGAGTTCAAACAAAGTGAGAGAGTTGCTAAATTTAATTTGCTGTTCGCTCTTCTTCTGACCGCGATCTTAGTAACGGGAGGCTTTCTGGAGATGGACATAGTTGCAGGTTATCCTTTCAATTTTACTGCTTATCCATACTTTATTTACAACTTCTGGACTGTGGCAATTGCCCTCGCTGGAAATCCGATTCTGCAATGGTTGATTGGCGTGGGCTCAATCGCGTGGAACTTCTTTGTTCTTTCATATGGTGTGATCGTGTTCTCTAGGTATGTTTTCGCGCTGTCATTCGACAGGATTTTGCCGGAGAAGTTTGCTGAAGTCAATAGATATGGCTCCCCAATTTACGCTCATGCCCTCGACCTTACAATAACCCTAGTGTTTCTTCTGGTTCCAGTGTTTTCTTTGAACGCAGCCTTGTCCTTGTACGGCGCAACTATATTGGGCTCGTTGTACTTCCTTGTAGCAAGTATCGCCGGAGCAATATACGGCATAAAGAACAAAGTGGTTTCCTTAATTGTAGCTGGGACTGTCTCCGCAGGTTACTTTGCCTTCCTTACATATGAAGCGGGCACAAATCCTCTGTTCGGTTTCACTACCAGTTCGGGTTCCGTAAATCCTACAACGCTTCTATTCGTGATTGGCGTAATACTCGTAGGTGTATTAATATATCTGATATCCAATTACCGAAATAAAAAGAAGGGGCTGGATATATCTCTAGTTTTCAAGGAGATTCCACCAGAGTAG
- a CDS encoding DUF1404 domain-containing protein, whose amino-acid sequence MRFSLSYFTSRRVLLGIIFLIGTINPFTEIEEFRLEPLFMASHYLLFIAGFLLAGRMRMPGSFIGLGIFLVVLWHIPFFYALAAAYPTFRILNDLSLLTAGIFSASSSRNFPAIIRLLLFVAWMGADSVLSVVLIVGWPPYSSQVYPFSPFAATQELPTGLTMFGIMTAIFVYVILTLLKSIFKI is encoded by the coding sequence ATGAGATTTTCTCTATCCTACTTCACATCGAGAAGAGTCTTATTGGGTATTATTTTCTTGATTGGTACCATAAATCCCTTCACTGAGATAGAGGAGTTTAGACTTGAGCCACTCTTTATGGCCTCTCATTACCTACTTTTTATTGCGGGGTTTCTCTTGGCCGGTAGGATGAGGATGCCAGGTTCGTTTATTGGCTTAGGTATCTTTCTGGTAGTCCTTTGGCACATCCCGTTTTTTTATGCCCTGGCTGCAGCGTACCCCACATTTAGGATTTTGAACGATCTCAGTTTACTCACTGCTGGAATCTTTTCCGCTAGTTCTTCGAGAAATTTCCCTGCTATAATTCGTCTTCTACTATTTGTGGCATGGATGGGAGCAGATAGTGTCCTTTCTGTGGTTTTGATCGTGGGATGGCCTCCATACTCTAGCCAAGTATATCCTTTCTCCCCATTCGCAGCGACACAAGAGCTACCTACTGGACTAACCATGTTCGGAATTATGACCGCAATATTTGTATATGTAATACTCACTCTCCTAAAGTCAATTTTTAAGATATGA
- a CDS encoding cation:proton antiporter, which yields MSSDDIYLALLEIFVLITAAQGLKVTSRKARIPPLIMELLTGLILSPFALGSVINSITGYQIFTINSYLILFSEFSVILLIFASGLEHGFKSLRTSGGLASMAATAGAVLPFVGVFFYMSRFVSFDVAILMGAATGATSLAAVASIIEGEKLENERYVKITLSAAAIDDVVAFIILSISLALIDTRGLTFFDVFKLTLTVVISWLIIFFASVFIIPRIISIVSDSLVVDVSLLILFILVTIMITLGFSPIIAAFIAGVAIAESRKAERIRGMVRTMIGIFGSIFFISIGAQTDIFTFMSPNVLIQGSIITVLAIVLKFVGIYPFAYLYNKDPKRALASSLGMIPRGEMGLVISSIAFSSGIFDQADLSEIILMSLATTVIGAVAFERSARNIMKTQAT from the coding sequence ATGAGTTCCGATGATATTTACTTAGCTCTTTTAGAGATATTCGTCCTAATTACCGCCGCTCAAGGACTCAAAGTAACATCCAGGAAGGCTAGAATCCCTCCCCTTATCATGGAGCTTTTGACCGGGCTAATTCTAAGTCCCTTTGCCTTGGGATCCGTGATCAATTCAATCACTGGATATCAGATCTTCACCATTAACTCTTACCTGATCCTTTTCTCAGAGTTTTCGGTAATTCTTTTAATTTTCGCATCGGGTTTGGAGCATGGCTTTAAATCCCTTCGGACTTCGGGTGGTTTGGCCTCCATGGCAGCCACGGCTGGCGCAGTCCTCCCCTTCGTGGGAGTCTTTTTCTATATGTCAAGGTTCGTCTCTTTTGATGTTGCAATATTGATGGGAGCAGCTACTGGGGCTACCAGCCTGGCTGCGGTTGCTTCTATTATCGAGGGAGAGAAACTTGAGAACGAAAGGTACGTTAAAATTACCCTCTCCGCTGCTGCCATAGACGACGTAGTTGCCTTCATTATACTCTCAATTTCTTTGGCACTCATTGATACCAGGGGATTGACCTTCTTTGACGTATTTAAATTAACCCTAACAGTTGTGATATCTTGGTTAATCATTTTCTTCGCTTCAGTATTTATTATTCCAAGGATAATCTCTATAGTATCTGACTCCCTCGTCGTGGACGTTTCTCTTCTAATTCTTTTCATCCTTGTCACAATTATGATAACTCTTGGGTTTTCACCAATTATAGCCGCATTTATTGCGGGAGTAGCCATAGCCGAGAGTAGAAAGGCTGAAAGGATTAGAGGTATGGTAAGAACAATGATAGGCATTTTCGGTTCAATTTTCTTCATAAGCATAGGAGCGCAGACCGACATCTTCACCTTCATGTCTCCCAACGTGCTGATCCAAGGAAGTATCATCACCGTCTTAGCAATAGTATTGAAATTTGTAGGAATTTACCCCTTCGCTTATCTCTATAACAAGGACCCAAAGAGAGCGCTGGCATCTTCTCTGGGGATGATACCAAGGGGAGAAATGGGTCTAGTTATATCATCCATTGCTTTCTCAAGCGGGATCTTTGATCAGGCTGATTTATCTGAGATCATTTTGATGAGCCTGGCAACGACTGTAATAGGCGCGGTAGCTTTCGAGAGATCTGCTAGAAACATTATGAAAACCCAGGCCACTTGA
- a CDS encoding DUF929 domain-containing protein — MMAKGKKRQKQNESKLIYIPFIALILVIVLFVGLSFRPSASAESAFTNLVKVSSTDYAPNGTTQVYLVSWYGCPYGATLSWPLYLALSHYGNISVEPHLSVAEPDIANGDPIPGLLFESFTPNSSVQFHFLYIYNQFLNATPSGEPLNGNGVQIGLNELESEAPSWVLNLVEEYQLNKTLVFYDNNQVPIAFGSQTPHLVTTLVISGPGGTWILLGYPKQLTPNQVVSINKDPAQILNEIRDGQIPSQMDQAYQTILQIIQKASGS; from the coding sequence ATTATGGCTAAAGGTAAGAAGAGGCAGAAACAGAACGAGAGCAAACTAATATACATTCCCTTTATAGCATTGATACTAGTAATAGTTCTATTCGTCGGCTTAAGCTTTAGACCTAGCGCTTCTGCGGAAAGTGCATTCACAAACTTGGTCAAGGTGTCCTCAACAGACTATGCTCCCAACGGTACCACACAAGTTTACCTTGTGAGCTGGTATGGTTGCCCCTATGGAGCCACATTATCTTGGCCCCTCTATTTAGCATTGAGCCATTATGGCAACATCTCCGTTGAACCTCATCTGTCAGTAGCTGAACCAGATATCGCTAATGGTGATCCGATACCGGGTTTACTGTTTGAGAGTTTTACCCCAAACTCTTCTGTTCAATTCCACTTCCTTTACATCTATAATCAATTTCTCAATGCCACGCCTTCTGGGGAACCTCTAAATGGAAACGGTGTACAGATAGGTCTTAACGAACTGGAGAGCGAAGCGCCTTCATGGGTTCTAAATCTTGTCGAGGAATACCAATTGAATAAAACTCTAGTTTTCTACGATAACAATCAGGTTCCCATAGCCTTCGGAAGTCAGACACCCCACCTAGTTACTACACTTGTGATATCTGGCCCCGGAGGTACGTGGATACTTCTAGGCTATCCTAAACAACTGACTCCCAACCAAGTTGTATCAATAAATAAGGACCCTGCGCAAATTCTTAACGAGATAAGGGATGGTCAAATACCATCCCAAATGGATCAGGCCTATCAAACAATTCTTCAAATCATCCAGAAGGCCTCAGGATCTTGA
- a CDS encoding sodium:solute symporter family protein, whose product MAFGNIDYVTLGVFIILFAIFAVLGFWASRFRRGDLSRIDEWGLGGRRLGWLLVWFLMGADLFTAYTFIAVPSSMLTVGSLYFFAVPYVAWGFAVALLTMPRLWTVSRNKGYVTASDFVKDRFDSKWLAIAVALTGVVAELPYIALQIVGMQAVLASLLVGLTGVVSKTISDIALIIAFIVLASFTFTSGLRGAALTGVFKDILIWITVLAVIIIVPLSYGGFAAAFSHASTASATVNSVLNHGKGPILYGDLSPKLIPAYFSLSLGSALALYLYPHAINGSLSSEDRGKLKLGTSLLPIYGIGLALLALFGILVYAVPNALQAVLKLGAGTFVVPALISYTMPDWFIGLAYLAIFIGGLVPAAIMAIGVANLLVRNVVKEFKSLDPRTEATLAKIVSTVFKFVALGFVFVVPSTYAIQLQLLGGILVTQTLPSVFLGLYTKNLNGKVALAGWAVGIISALALVYEANAKFGVIKTSLYSTPLGPLYIAILALLINLAVTVIGSAIAYGAGWRPSQKIKEEEITKEM is encoded by the coding sequence ATGGCTTTCGGAAATATTGATTACGTAACTCTTGGAGTTTTCATTATACTTTTTGCTATTTTTGCAGTTTTAGGCTTCTGGGCTTCTAGATTTAGAAGAGGAGACCTTTCAAGGATTGACGAGTGGGGACTCGGAGGAAGAAGACTTGGATGGCTTCTAGTATGGTTCCTCATGGGTGCTGATCTTTTCACCGCATATACGTTTATTGCAGTTCCGTCTAGCATGTTGACCGTAGGTTCTCTATACTTCTTTGCCGTTCCCTACGTTGCTTGGGGGTTTGCAGTCGCGTTATTAACTATGCCCAGACTGTGGACGGTCTCTAGGAACAAGGGCTATGTTACAGCGTCAGATTTCGTGAAGGACAGATTTGATAGCAAATGGCTTGCCATAGCAGTAGCACTAACAGGGGTTGTTGCAGAGCTTCCCTATATCGCATTACAGATAGTGGGAATGCAGGCAGTATTGGCTTCATTGCTTGTGGGATTAACGGGCGTGGTCTCGAAGACCATCTCAGACATTGCCCTAATTATAGCTTTCATCGTCCTTGCTTCGTTCACATTTACCAGCGGACTTAGAGGCGCGGCACTCACTGGAGTATTCAAGGACATCCTAATCTGGATAACTGTTCTAGCAGTGATAATCATAGTACCATTGAGTTACGGTGGTTTCGCGGCTGCGTTTTCTCATGCTTCCACGGCTTCAGCTACAGTTAATAGCGTCCTAAATCATGGTAAAGGGCCAATCCTTTACGGAGACCTATCCCCTAAGCTTATACCGGCCTACTTCTCCCTTTCCCTAGGGTCTGCGTTGGCACTTTACCTTTATCCACACGCCATAAACGGCTCATTGAGCTCAGAGGACAGAGGTAAATTGAAACTGGGGACCTCACTACTTCCAATATACGGAATTGGACTTGCCCTACTTGCCCTATTTGGTATATTAGTGTACGCTGTTCCCAACGCGCTTCAGGCAGTCTTAAAACTTGGGGCTGGCACTTTCGTGGTTCCGGCTCTAATATCCTACACCATGCCTGACTGGTTTATTGGACTTGCCTACTTAGCTATTTTCATAGGTGGTTTGGTTCCTGCTGCAATTATGGCAATAGGTGTAGCTAACCTTCTGGTTAGAAATGTAGTAAAGGAGTTTAAGTCCCTGGATCCCAGGACAGAGGCCACTCTGGCCAAGATAGTGTCCACCGTGTTCAAGTTTGTGGCATTAGGCTTCGTGTTCGTCGTACCTTCAACTTACGCAATTCAACTACAACTGCTTGGAGGAATATTAGTTACTCAGACCCTACCATCAGTGTTTCTAGGACTCTACACCAAGAACTTGAACGGAAAGGTGGCCTTAGCCGGATGGGCTGTAGGAATAATATCTGCCTTGGCGCTAGTATACGAAGCCAATGCCAAGTTCGGTGTTATCAAAACTAGCCTCTACTCTACACCGTTAGGTCCATTATATATCGCGATTCTTGCCCTGCTTATTAACCTGGCAGTTACGGTTATTGGATCGGCAATTGCTTATGGAGCTGGTTGGAGACCTTCTCAAAAAATAAAGGAAGAAGAGATCACAAAAGAAATGTAA
- a CDS encoding DEAD/DEAH box helicase — protein sequence MFDQLSDQLKRALADINYRSPTKVQEITIPVFITGRSVIVQAKTGSGKTASYLIPVLERGVDTLILTPTRELAEQVAYEAKRLGKYKRTSLGVIIGGVGYERQEREADSDIIVGTPGRILDLWGKGTLDLSRFRLGIVDEVDRMLDMGFIEDVRMILSKTNAQSFGFFSATVPPEVRELAEEFAPDAEFLKVDEYKPVEIDHEFYPVRDNWNEKITKLFSNVQGKAIVFTNTKVRAEALYDRVADKFNTSILHGDMSQGARRRNLMNFRRGNSDLLIATDLAARGIDVIDVDQVINFDLPRDVETYIHRVGRAGRMGRKGRAISYYTRREEELVSKIRGIIRSTVITQ from the coding sequence ATGTTTGATCAGTTAAGCGATCAACTGAAAAGGGCACTGGCTGACATTAACTACCGGAGCCCCACTAAAGTTCAAGAAATTACTATCCCGGTCTTCATTACCGGGCGTAGTGTGATTGTCCAAGCTAAAACGGGTTCAGGAAAGACTGCATCTTACTTGATACCTGTCCTAGAAAGAGGTGTGGATACACTAATCTTGACCCCCACTAGAGAGTTAGCGGAGCAAGTAGCTTATGAGGCCAAGAGGCTTGGAAAATACAAGAGGACCTCATTGGGAGTAATCATAGGTGGTGTAGGTTACGAGAGACAGGAAAGGGAGGCCGATAGTGATATCATTGTGGGCACGCCTGGAAGGATTTTGGATCTTTGGGGGAAGGGAACTCTCGACCTCTCCAGGTTCAGGCTCGGGATAGTTGACGAAGTAGATAGGATGCTAGATATGGGATTTATTGAGGATGTGAGAATGATTCTATCGAAGACCAACGCTCAGTCCTTCGGTTTCTTCTCAGCCACTGTTCCGCCTGAGGTTAGGGAATTGGCTGAGGAATTTGCACCTGACGCTGAATTCTTAAAAGTAGACGAATATAAACCAGTTGAGATAGATCATGAGTTTTATCCAGTTCGTGATAATTGGAATGAAAAAATTACGAAATTATTTAGTAATGTTCAAGGCAAGGCCATAGTCTTCACCAATACTAAGGTTAGAGCAGAGGCCCTTTATGACAGGGTAGCGGATAAGTTCAACACCTCGATTCTCCACGGTGATATGTCTCAGGGAGCTAGGAGAAGAAATTTAATGAACTTCAGGAGAGGCAATAGCGATCTGTTAATTGCCACCGATCTCGCGGCTAGAGGGATCGATGTGATTGATGTGGATCAAGTGATTAACTTCGATTTACCTAGAGACGTGGAGACTTACATTCACAGGGTGGGTAGAGCCGGAAGAATGGGAAGAAAAGGAAGGGCAATCTCATACTACACGAGAAGAGAAGAGGAATTAGTAAGTAAAATAAGAGGTATAATTAGATCAACTGTAATAACCCAGTGA